From one Streptomyces sp. NBC_01478 genomic stretch:
- a CDS encoding esterase/lipase family protein — protein MLPWKRVLRPLTALLLTAAVVAVPAATAQASTASSSGWNDYDCRPSATHPHPVVLVHGTFANSTDNWLALAPYLVARGYCVFSLDYGQLPGVPLVYGLGPIDKSAEQLQTYVDTVLAATGAAKADLVGHSQGGMMPRYYLKFLGGAAKVNTFVGIAPDNHGTTLDGLTKLLPYFPGAEDVISAAAPGLADQIAGSAFLAKLNAGGDTVPGVHYTVIATRYDEVVTPYSSQFLSGSDVHNVLIQNLCSVDLSEHALLGLTDRIAFHEVANALDPAHATTTNCLSALS, from the coding sequence ATGCTGCCCTGGAAACGAGTGCTCAGACCCCTGACCGCACTGCTGCTGACCGCCGCGGTCGTCGCCGTCCCCGCCGCCACCGCCCAGGCCTCGACCGCGTCCAGCAGCGGCTGGAACGACTACGACTGCCGGCCCTCCGCCACCCACCCCCACCCCGTCGTCCTCGTCCACGGCACCTTCGCCAACAGCACCGACAACTGGCTGGCCCTCGCGCCGTACCTGGTGGCCCGCGGCTACTGCGTCTTCTCCCTCGACTACGGCCAACTCCCCGGCGTCCCCCTCGTCTACGGCCTCGGCCCCATCGACAAGTCGGCAGAACAACTCCAGACGTACGTCGACACGGTGCTCGCCGCGACCGGCGCGGCCAAGGCCGACCTCGTCGGGCACTCGCAGGGCGGGATGATGCCCCGCTACTACCTCAAGTTCCTCGGCGGGGCCGCCAAGGTGAACACCTTCGTCGGCATCGCGCCCGACAACCACGGCACCACCCTGGACGGCCTCACCAAACTCCTGCCGTACTTCCCCGGCGCCGAGGACGTGATCTCGGCGGCGGCTCCCGGCCTCGCCGACCAGATCGCCGGCTCGGCCTTCCTCGCCAAGCTGAACGCGGGCGGCGACACCGTCCCCGGCGTCCACTACACGGTCATCGCCACCCGCTACGACGAGGTGGTCACGCCGTACAGCAGCCAGTTCCTGAGCGGGTCCGACGTGCACAACGTGCTGATCCAGAACCTGTGTTCAGTCGATCTCTCCGAACACGCCCTGCTCGGGCTGACGGACCGGATCGCCTTCCACGAAGTCGCCAACGCCCTCGACCCCGCGCACGCCACCACCACCAACTGCCTGTCGGCACTGAGCTGA
- a CDS encoding MarR family winged helix-turn-helix transcriptional regulator, producing the protein MENSEAIALTAALLAAAGDLTKRINDGVVARGFEGVRPAHGFAFVRLAPDGATATDLAAHLGITKQAASQLVDELVRKGYVERRPHPGDARARLVVLTELGWACTRAAEEAAADAVQSWVELLGESEVRVLCDRLRRIAPYGPLRPAW; encoded by the coding sequence GTGGAGAACTCCGAGGCCATCGCCCTGACCGCCGCTCTGCTCGCCGCCGCGGGTGACCTGACGAAGCGCATCAACGACGGGGTCGTGGCCCGCGGGTTCGAGGGAGTGCGGCCCGCGCACGGCTTCGCCTTCGTGCGCCTCGCCCCGGACGGCGCGACGGCCACCGATCTTGCCGCGCACCTCGGCATCACCAAGCAGGCCGCCAGTCAGCTCGTCGACGAGCTCGTGCGGAAGGGGTACGTCGAGCGGCGCCCGCATCCCGGTGACGCGCGTGCCCGGCTGGTCGTGCTCACGGAGTTGGGCTGGGCCTGTACGCGAGCCGCGGAGGAGGCCGCCGCCGATGCCGTGCAGTCCTGGGTCGAACTGCTCGGCGAGAGTGAAGTGCGCGTGTTGTGTGACCGTTTGCGGCGTATTGCGCCCTACGGTCCCCTCAGGCCTGCCTGGTGA
- a CDS encoding cupin domain-containing protein, translating into MPVVHPSDAVVHEIHGARFVSYAHPRTGSKELCAWRGEIPAGTKAPLHTVNHEEILHILEGELVITLDGRTERVGAGDTLIINPGATFGAENPTDRTVITWVTTTIGLEADLADGTRIVAPWAN; encoded by the coding sequence GTGCCCGTCGTCCACCCGTCCGACGCCGTCGTCCACGAGATCCACGGCGCCCGCTTCGTCTCGTACGCCCATCCCCGCACCGGCAGCAAGGAGTTGTGTGCCTGGCGCGGCGAGATCCCCGCCGGCACCAAGGCGCCCCTGCACACCGTCAATCACGAGGAGATCCTGCACATCCTCGAAGGCGAGCTGGTGATCACGCTCGACGGCCGTACCGAGCGGGTCGGTGCGGGTGACACGCTGATCATCAACCCCGGCGCGACCTTCGGCGCCGAGAACCCCACCGACCGGACCGTGATCACCTGGGTCACCACGACCATCGGCCTGGAGGCCGATCTGGCCGACGGCACCCGCATCGTCGCGCCGTGGGCCAACTGA
- a CDS encoding alpha/beta fold hydrolase, which produces MLSTAPSTTSVAAWHRKPFWYAVSKNDRTIDPELERFMARRMNATTIEVDSGHLSLVTHPEVITRLILRAAANS; this is translated from the coding sequence CTGCTCTCGACCGCGCCGTCCACCACGAGCGTCGCCGCCTGGCACCGGAAGCCGTTTTGGTACGCCGTCTCGAAGAACGACCGCACCATCGACCCCGAGCTGGAGCGCTTCATGGCCCGTCGCATGAACGCCACGACCATCGAGGTCGACTCCGGCCACCTGTCGCTCGTGACGCACCCGGAAGTGATCACCAGGCTCATCCTGCGGGCCGCGGCGAACAGTTGA
- a CDS encoding DNA polymerase Y family protein has product MSTRQRYIAHFHLHAALSEVQYGDVIELVSGITPHVQAVPPNALQVDLTSALRYFDMSAYDAVQTVKMRLKAHYGIDSSAGLAGNRMLAAMAADASAPGDTTPVPAEEVADWLYPRPVTALPGIGRATADTLRRYGLHTIGQLTDLPPATLQRLLGAGQARLLTERARGHDPRPVVPAEPAAHMAADLVLSRDCLDPAQHHRAVLGLADRIGQRLRGERQFAGRLTLAVRYADLPHSQLRSSGGTPISTTRTRALPEPTDHSPALAATALGLLTSLGLQRARVRAFVLRADDLRPAGSAYRQLSMDPAADRARAVEAAADRARRRFGPEAVRPAALAD; this is encoded by the coding sequence ATGAGCACACGTCAGCGGTACATCGCCCACTTCCATCTGCATGCCGCGCTGAGCGAGGTCCAGTACGGCGACGTAATCGAACTGGTGTCCGGAATCACGCCCCATGTCCAGGCGGTCCCGCCCAACGCCCTTCAGGTGGACCTGACTTCGGCGCTCCGGTACTTCGACATGTCCGCCTACGACGCGGTCCAGACGGTGAAGATGAGGCTGAAGGCCCACTACGGCATCGACAGCAGCGCCGGGCTCGCGGGCAACCGCATGCTGGCGGCGATGGCGGCCGACGCGTCCGCGCCCGGGGACACCACCCCGGTGCCCGCCGAGGAGGTGGCCGACTGGCTGTACCCCAGGCCGGTCACCGCGCTGCCCGGGATCGGCCGCGCCACGGCGGACACGCTGCGCCGATACGGCCTGCACACCATCGGCCAGCTCACCGACCTGCCTCCGGCGACCCTGCAACGGCTTCTCGGGGCAGGCCAGGCACGGCTGTTGACCGAGCGCGCCCGCGGCCACGACCCCCGCCCGGTCGTCCCCGCGGAACCGGCGGCACACATGGCCGCCGACCTGGTCCTGAGCCGGGACTGCCTGGACCCGGCCCAACACCACCGGGCCGTCCTGGGACTTGCCGACCGGATCGGCCAACGCCTGCGCGGGGAGAGGCAGTTCGCGGGCCGGCTCACCCTCGCGGTCCGCTACGCCGACCTCCCCCACTCTCAACTTCGTTCGAGCGGGGGGACCCCCATCTCCACCACCCGCACCCGCGCCCTGCCGGAACCCACCGACCACTCACCCGCCCTCGCGGCCACCGCCCTGGGCCTGTTGACCTCCCTGGGACTGCAGCGCGCCCGCGTCCGCGCCTTCGTGCTCCGCGCCGACGATCTGCGGCCGGCCGGCAGCGCCTACCGTCAGCTCTCCATGGATCCCGCCGCCGATCGCGCCCGCGCGGTCGAAGCCGCCGCGGACCGGGCCCGCCGCCGCTTCGGACCGGAGGCCGTACGCCCGGCAGCCCTGGCCGACTGA